A portion of the Bacteroides faecium genome contains these proteins:
- a CDS encoding TonB-dependent receptor plug domain-containing protein, with amino-acid sequence MKSKTTFSMDRSSMIFLIGMLLCFSSLSASAQNMQDTIIAHFKILEQVPQEKLYLHLDKPFYGAGEKIWFKGYLVNAVTHQDNTQSNFIITELVNRSDSLVERRKIRRDSLGFQNAFTLPPTLPAGDYYLRGYSNWMLNQEPEFFYSRNLKIGNSIDNTIVSTIEYQQEDETHYTAKVKFTSNTQEAFKNTTVRYRYIENEKLKDKGKRKTDENGLISISLPDLKPAATRHIEVEFDDPQYIYKKTFYLPSFNKDFDIKFFPEGGALLAITHQNIAFKAQGTDGFSKEIEGFLFDAKGDTLTAFRSEHDGMGVFTLNPINGNSYYVIATTNDGISKRFDLPAVEPKGFGLSMTHYKKEIRYEIQKTEATEWPQKLFLIAHTRGRLAILQPINADRTFGRMNDSLFNAGITHFMLIDQQGNALSERLVFVPDRTPHQWQILPDKPAYGKREKVSLQISAKDTNGSSIEGNFSISITDRRSIQPDSLADNIVSNLLLTSDLKGYIENPGYYFLRQDLRTLRTLDFLMMTHGWRRHHIKNVLAAPSLNLTNYMEKGQTISGRIKGFFGSNVKKGPICILAPKQNIVTTTTTDEKGEFIVNTSFRDSTTFLVQARTKRGFAGVDIEIDTPKYPVTSHKSPFRDGTATFMEDYLLNTRDQYYMEGGMRVYNLKEVLITGNRAKPRSESIYTGGINTYTIEGDKLESYGAHTAFDAVSRLPGVSVTNGNEIHIRNNPEQPVIVIDDVVYEDDNDILTMIQTSDMSSLSLLRGADAAILGSRGSAGAIVITLKTGKDLPARPAQGIITYTPLGYSDSVEFYQPTYDTPEKKDAQRSDLRSTIYWNPSLQLDAEGKATIEYYTPDSTAPEDITIEGVDKNGKVCRIVQTINK; translated from the coding sequence ATGAAAAGCAAAACTACGTTTTCTATGGACAGAAGTTCAATGATTTTCCTTATCGGAATGTTATTGTGCTTCTCCTCGTTATCTGCATCCGCACAAAACATGCAGGATACGATTATTGCTCACTTCAAGATATTGGAACAAGTTCCTCAGGAAAAGCTATACTTGCACCTCGACAAACCCTTCTACGGAGCCGGAGAAAAAATATGGTTCAAAGGATATTTGGTAAATGCAGTTACGCACCAGGATAATACGCAAAGTAACTTTATTATTACTGAACTTGTCAATCGTTCCGACTCTCTTGTGGAACGAAGAAAAATCCGCAGGGATTCGTTAGGCTTTCAAAATGCTTTCACGCTTCCTCCTACCCTTCCTGCCGGGGATTATTACCTGCGGGGATACAGCAACTGGATGCTCAACCAGGAACCGGAATTCTTTTATTCACGTAATCTGAAGATTGGTAATTCAATCGACAATACCATCGTTTCAACTATTGAATACCAACAGGAAGATGAGACACATTATACAGCTAAAGTTAAATTTACGAGCAATACCCAGGAAGCCTTCAAAAATACGACCGTCCGTTATCGCTACATCGAGAATGAAAAACTAAAAGATAAGGGTAAAAGAAAAACAGACGAAAACGGACTGATTTCTATCTCACTACCCGATTTAAAGCCTGCCGCCACCCGTCATATCGAAGTCGAGTTTGACGATCCGCAATATATTTATAAAAAGACTTTCTACCTGCCTTCATTCAACAAAGACTTCGATATCAAGTTCTTCCCGGAAGGTGGTGCTTTACTGGCTATCACTCATCAAAATATAGCATTCAAAGCCCAGGGCACAGATGGTTTTTCAAAAGAAATAGAAGGCTTCCTGTTCGACGCTAAAGGAGACACATTGACCGCTTTCCGTTCGGAACATGACGGCATGGGAGTTTTTACGTTAAATCCAATCAACGGAAATTCCTATTATGTGATCGCTACGACCAATGACGGTATCAGCAAGCGATTCGATCTGCCTGCTGTAGAACCCAAAGGTTTCGGACTTTCCATGACGCACTACAAAAAAGAGATACGCTACGAAATTCAGAAAACAGAAGCTACCGAATGGCCTCAAAAGCTATTTTTGATAGCACACACCCGTGGCAGACTGGCCATTCTTCAGCCCATCAATGCTGACAGGACTTTCGGAAGAATGAATGATAGCCTGTTCAATGCAGGCATTACCCATTTTATGCTAATCGACCAGCAAGGTAATGCACTCAGTGAGCGGCTAGTCTTTGTGCCCGACCGGACTCCTCATCAATGGCAAATCCTTCCCGACAAACCTGCATACGGAAAAAGAGAAAAGGTATCTCTCCAAATTTCCGCAAAAGATACTAACGGTAGCTCCATAGAAGGCAATTTCTCTATCAGCATCACTGACCGGAGAAGTATTCAACCGGATTCTCTTGCAGATAATATCGTATCAAACCTTCTGCTGACTTCAGATCTGAAAGGATATATAGAAAACCCCGGATACTATTTTCTTCGTCAAGACCTCAGAACCTTACGCACACTGGATTTCTTAATGATGACTCACGGATGGCGCAGACATCATATCAAAAACGTACTGGCTGCTCCTTCACTTAATCTCACTAACTATATGGAAAAAGGGCAAACCATCAGCGGACGAATCAAAGGCTTCTTCGGAAGTAATGTAAAGAAAGGTCCTATCTGTATCTTAGCCCCCAAACAGAATATCGTCACCACTACTACGACAGACGAGAAAGGAGAATTTATCGTGAATACATCTTTCAGAGACAGCACGACTTTCCTCGTTCAGGCACGCACCAAAAGAGGATTTGCCGGAGTAGATATAGAAATCGACACTCCCAAATATCCTGTGACCTCACATAAATCTCCTTTCCGTGACGGAACGGCAACCTTCATGGAAGACTATTTACTTAACACCCGCGACCAGTATTATATGGAAGGCGGAATGAGAGTGTATAATCTGAAAGAAGTGCTTATCACAGGAAACCGTGCCAAACCCCGTTCGGAAAGTATTTATACCGGTGGAATCAACACCTACACTATCGAGGGAGATAAGCTCGAAAGCTACGGAGCACACACAGCTTTCGATGCAGTCAGCAGGCTTCCGGGAGTCAGTGTGACCAACGGAAATGAGATTCACATCCGCAATAACCCCGAACAACCTGTCATTGTCATTGACGATGTTGTCTATGAAGACGACAACGATATACTGACTATGATACAAACCAGCGATATGTCAAGCCTGAGCCTGCTCCGTGGGGCAGATGCGGCAATATTAGGTTCCCGCGGTTCGGCCGGTGCCATCGTTATCACCCTGAAAACCGGAAAAGACCTTCCTGCAAGACCTGCACAAGGTATCATTACATACACTCCCTTAGGGTATAGCGATTCAGTTGAATTCTATCAGCCTACGTATGATACTCCCGAAAAGAAGGATGCACAACGTTCGGACTTACGAAGTACTATCTATTGGAATCCGTCACTGCAACTGGATGCAGAAGGAAAAGCAACCATCGAATATTATACTCCGGACAGCACTGCGCCGGAAGATATAACCATAGAGGGGGTAGATAAGAACGGCAAGGTATGCCGGATAGTACAAACGATTAATAAATAG
- a CDS encoding ABC transporter permease — protein MNTLVWKLLRQHISIGQLTGFFLANLFGMMIVLLSVQFYKDVIPVFTEGDSFMKQDFIIATKKISTLGSFAGKNNTFTAEDIADLKKQPFTKTIGAFTPSQFKVSAGLGMREAGIHLSTDMFFESVPDEFVDIKLDKWHFDKETHTIPIIIPRNYLNLYNFGFAQSRSLPKLSEGLMGLIQMDIMMRGNGRVEQYKGNIVGFSNRLNTILVPQSFMKWANENFAPNAEAQPARLIIEVSNPADSSIASYFQKKGYETEDGKLDAGKTTYFLRLIVGIVLGVGLFISILSFYILMLSIFLLLQKNTSKLESLLLIGYSPNRVALPYQILTVGLNVIVLVLSIGLVCWLRGYYIDSIRLLFPQLETGTLWAAISMGILLFIIVSVINILAVKRKVLSIWMHKA, from the coding sequence ATGAATACCCTTGTCTGGAAACTTCTCCGTCAACATATCAGTATCGGCCAACTGACCGGTTTCTTTTTAGCCAATCTATTCGGTATGATGATTGTATTGCTTAGTGTGCAGTTTTATAAAGATGTTATCCCGGTGTTTACCGAAGGCGACAGCTTTATGAAGCAAGACTTCATCATCGCTACAAAGAAAATCAGCACACTCGGTTCTTTTGCCGGAAAGAACAACACGTTTACCGCCGAAGACATCGCCGACCTGAAAAAACAACCATTCACCAAGACCATCGGAGCTTTTACCCCTTCCCAATTCAAAGTATCGGCAGGGCTGGGAATGAGAGAGGCAGGCATTCATCTTTCCACCGATATGTTTTTCGAGTCCGTTCCCGACGAATTCGTTGACATCAAACTCGACAAATGGCACTTTGACAAAGAAACTCACACCATCCCCATTATCATCCCGCGCAACTATCTGAATCTTTATAATTTCGGTTTTGCCCAAAGCCGCAGCCTGCCCAAACTATCGGAAGGATTGATGGGACTTATCCAAATGGACATCATGATGCGCGGTAACGGACGGGTGGAACAGTATAAAGGAAACATTGTCGGTTTCTCCAATCGTCTGAATACGATTCTTGTTCCTCAATCTTTTATGAAATGGGCTAATGAAAACTTTGCCCCGAACGCAGAAGCACAACCTGCCCGGTTGATTATCGAAGTCAGTAATCCGGCAGATTCTTCCATCGCCAGCTATTTTCAAAAGAAAGGATACGAAACGGAAGACGGAAAACTGGATGCCGGAAAAACAACTTATTTTCTCCGCCTTATCGTAGGCATCGTATTGGGAGTAGGCTTATTTATCAGTATTCTTTCATTCTATATCCTGATGCTGAGCATTTTCTTACTGCTGCAGAAGAACACGAGCAAGTTGGAAAGCCTGCTACTAATAGGATACAGCCCCAACAGAGTGGCATTGCCTTATCAGATACTCACAGTTGGACTAAATGTTATCGTACTCGTCCTGTCCATCGGATTAGTCTGCTGGCTACGCGGTTATTACATAGACAGCATCCGATTACTTTTCCCGCAACTGGAAACAGGAACGTTATGGGCTGCTATCAGTATGGGAATCCTGCTATTCATCATAGTATCGGTAATCAACATATTAGCAGTCAAAAGAAAAGTTCTTTCCATATGGATGCATAAAGCATAG
- a CDS encoding nucleoside permease — MSIKVRLIIMNFLQFFVWGSWLISLGGYMGRELHFEGGQIGAIFATMGIASLVMPGIIGIIADKWFNAERLYGLCHIAGAACLFYASTATTYDQMYWAMLLNLLVYMPTLSLANTVSYNSLEQYKCDLIKDFPPIRVWGTIGFICAMWAVDLTGFKNSSAQLYVGAVSALLLGFYSFTLPACRPTKSENKSLLSAFGLDALVLFKRKKMAVFFLFSMLLGAALQITNTYGDLFLGSFASIPEFAESFGVKHSVILLSISQMSETLFILAIPFFLRHFGIKQVMLISMFAWVFRFALFGFGDPGSGLWMLILSMIVYGMAFDFFNISGSLFVEQETNSSIRASAQGLFFMMTNGLGAIIGGYASGAVVDAFSVYADGKLISREWTDIWLIFAAYALVIGILFALVFKYKHQRESQTN, encoded by the coding sequence ATGAGTATAAAAGTTCGTTTGATTATTATGAACTTCCTGCAATTCTTTGTATGGGGGTCATGGTTAATATCTCTAGGTGGTTATATGGGTAGAGAACTCCACTTCGAAGGTGGGCAGATCGGAGCCATTTTTGCCACTATGGGTATCGCTTCATTGGTGATGCCTGGTATTATCGGTATCATTGCCGATAAATGGTTTAATGCAGAACGTTTATACGGACTTTGCCATATTGCGGGAGCAGCTTGTCTCTTTTATGCTTCTACGGCAACCACCTACGATCAAATGTACTGGGCTATGCTGCTCAACCTGTTGGTATATATGCCGACTTTATCACTGGCCAACACAGTATCATACAATTCCCTGGAACAATATAAGTGCGACCTTATCAAAGATTTTCCTCCTATCCGTGTATGGGGAACAATCGGTTTCATCTGCGCCATGTGGGCTGTAGACCTTACGGGATTCAAAAATTCGAGTGCGCAGCTTTATGTAGGTGCCGTATCCGCATTACTACTCGGATTCTATTCTTTCACCCTCCCGGCTTGCCGGCCTACTAAGTCGGAAAACAAATCCTTGCTTTCTGCTTTCGGGCTGGATGCATTAGTACTGTTCAAGAGAAAGAAAATGGCTGTTTTCTTCCTTTTCTCGATGCTTTTGGGTGCAGCATTACAGATTACCAATACGTATGGCGACCTCTTTTTGGGTAGCTTTGCCAGTATCCCGGAATTTGCGGAATCCTTTGGGGTAAAACATTCGGTGATACTCCTATCCATTTCACAAATGTCCGAGACACTGTTTATTCTCGCTATACCTTTCTTTTTGAGACATTTTGGTATCAAGCAAGTAATGTTAATCAGTATGTTCGCATGGGTATTCCGTTTTGCTTTGTTCGGCTTCGGAGATCCTGGCAGCGGGCTATGGATGCTTATCCTTTCCATGATCGTTTATGGCATGGCCTTTGATTTCTTCAACATTTCCGGTTCGCTGTTTGTTGAACAAGAAACCAATTCTTCCATTCGTGCCAGTGCGCAGGGGTTATTCTTTATGATGACCAACGGATTGGGAGCAATCATCGGCGGATATGCCAGCGGTGCTGTAGTAGATGCATTCTCCGTATATGCCGACGGCAAACTGATAAGTCGTGAATGGACAGACATATGGCTGATATTTGCAGCGTATGCACTCGTCATCGGTATTCTGTTTGCCTTGGTATTCAAATACAAGCACCAGCGAGAGAGTCAAACAAATTAA
- a CDS encoding bifunctional nuclease family protein, producing MDKKVELQVINITNSQAQVGAFAMLLGEVEGERQLPIIIGPAEAQATALYLKGIKTPRPLTHDLFITTLTVLGASLIRVLIYKAKDGIFYSYVYLKKDEEIIRIDARTSDAIALAVRADCPILIYESILEQECLHISTEERNRSEETDDDEGSEEEHSSSAPASISLEEALQQAIKDENYELAAQIRDQINSRNKNQ from the coding sequence ATGGACAAAAAGGTAGAATTACAAGTTATAAATATCACAAACAGCCAGGCGCAAGTAGGCGCATTTGCTATGTTATTAGGCGAAGTGGAAGGTGAAAGGCAATTGCCGATTATCATCGGTCCGGCGGAAGCCCAGGCTACCGCTTTGTATCTGAAGGGAATCAAGACACCTCGTCCGCTAACACATGATTTATTCATTACCACTCTCACAGTGCTGGGAGCGAGCTTGATACGTGTGTTAATCTACAAAGCAAAAGATGGTATTTTCTACTCCTATGTTTACCTTAAAAAAGACGAGGAAATCATACGTATCGACGCACGCACTTCGGATGCAATAGCTCTGGCAGTGCGTGCCGACTGCCCGATTCTGATCTATGAATCCATCCTTGAACAGGAATGCCTGCATATATCTACCGAAGAAAGAAATCGCTCCGAAGAAACAGATGATGACGAAGGCTCCGAAGAAGAGCACAGTTCTTCGGCTCCCGCTTCCATCTCTCTCGAAGAGGCATTGCAGCAGGCTATCAAAGATGAGAATTACGAATTGGCCGCACAGATACGGGATCAAATCAATTCAAGAAATAAAAATCAGTAA
- the bglX gene encoding beta-glucosidase BglX, whose product MSCFTLTAFGQGNNPVEERIDELVSQMTLQEKIGQMNQLTGMGLSKNMKESVKTGKVGTILNELNVNVVNELQRIAVEESRLHIPLIVARDVIHGFKTIFPIPLGQAASWNPEVAEEGARVAAVEASATGIRWTFAPMIDISRDPRWGRIAESCGEDPYLTSVMGVAMVKGFQGADLSAPASIAACAKHFAAYGASESGKDYNTTWIPEVLLRDVYLPPFEAVAKAGAATFMCSFNDINGIPSSGNPYLNQQILRNEWHYDGVLVSDWGSIQQMIPHGFCADLKEAAMKAANASVDIDMMGYAYTKHLEELVKSGEVSEKTVDEAVRNILRLKFRLGLFDNPYTKVEGKLPYYTDKALDKAKWAAAESAVLLKNDGVLPLKKDIKTIAVVGPLADAPADQLGTWCFDAEPERAVTPLAALRDLYGKRVKIIAELGLQYSRDKSEEGIAKAVKAAEQADVVLAFVGEEAILSGEARCRADIDLPGKQTELLAALKRTGKPVVMIVMAGRPLAITREAEMADGILYAFHGGTMAGPALADLIFGKSVPSGKLPVTIPRMVGQVPIYYAHKNTGRPASNITLMDDIEIGAKQTSIGFTSYHLDAGDRPLFPFGYGLSYTAFQYGDVRLSSGKLKQGDTLTVTCDITNTGNYDASEVVQLYIRDRVASLIRPVRELKGFKKVFVKAGETHTVSFQLTSDDLAFWQNAKMKKAEAGEFQVWVSTDSQTGTPTRFLYEE is encoded by the coding sequence ATGAGTTGTTTTACCCTGACTGCTTTTGGTCAGGGTAACAATCCTGTTGAGGAGAGAATTGACGAACTGGTTTCGCAAATGACTTTACAGGAAAAGATCGGGCAGATGAACCAGTTGACAGGCATGGGACTTTCAAAAAACATGAAAGAATCAGTTAAGACAGGTAAGGTCGGGACGATTTTGAATGAGTTGAATGTGAATGTGGTGAACGAGCTTCAGCGCATAGCTGTGGAAGAGAGTCGTTTGCATATTCCTCTGATCGTAGCTCGTGATGTTATTCACGGGTTTAAGACTATTTTCCCCATACCTTTGGGACAAGCCGCTTCGTGGAATCCGGAAGTTGCGGAAGAAGGTGCCCGGGTAGCTGCTGTGGAAGCGAGTGCTACGGGGATTCGCTGGACATTTGCACCGATGATTGATATATCACGTGATCCCCGGTGGGGACGTATCGCTGAGTCTTGTGGGGAAGATCCTTACTTGACTTCTGTCATGGGAGTAGCCATGGTGAAAGGTTTTCAAGGGGCGGATTTGTCGGCTCCCGCAAGTATCGCTGCTTGTGCCAAACACTTTGCCGCTTATGGGGCATCCGAATCCGGTAAAGATTATAATACAACCTGGATTCCGGAAGTCTTGCTTAGGGATGTCTATCTCCCCCCGTTTGAAGCCGTAGCAAAAGCCGGAGCAGCAACTTTTATGTGTTCTTTTAATGATATAAACGGCATTCCATCTTCCGGAAATCCTTATCTGAATCAACAGATTTTACGTAACGAATGGCATTATGACGGAGTTTTGGTTAGTGATTGGGGCTCTATTCAGCAAATGATTCCCCATGGCTTCTGTGCCGATTTAAAAGAAGCGGCTATGAAAGCGGCCAATGCTTCAGTAGATATTGACATGATGGGCTATGCTTACACTAAACACTTGGAAGAACTGGTGAAGAGTGGGGAAGTTAGTGAAAAAACAGTGGATGAGGCTGTTCGTAATATCCTTCGTCTGAAGTTCAGGCTGGGACTATTTGACAATCCTTATACAAAGGTTGAAGGGAAATTGCCTTATTATACTGATAAGGCATTGGATAAGGCAAAATGGGCCGCTGCGGAAAGTGCTGTTTTGCTGAAAAACGATGGAGTATTGCCTTTAAAGAAAGACATAAAAACAATAGCCGTAGTAGGTCCTTTGGCGGATGCTCCGGCTGACCAGTTGGGTACATGGTGTTTTGATGCAGAGCCGGAAAGGGCTGTGACACCTTTGGCGGCTTTGCGCGATTTATATGGCAAGCGAGTGAAAATAATTGCGGAACTGGGGTTGCAATATAGCCGTGACAAGAGTGAAGAAGGAATCGCGAAAGCAGTAAAGGCTGCTGAACAGGCAGATGTCGTACTGGCTTTTGTGGGTGAAGAAGCTATATTATCCGGTGAAGCACGTTGCAGGGCGGATATTGATTTGCCAGGCAAGCAGACCGAATTATTGGCAGCATTGAAACGGACAGGAAAACCTGTTGTCATGATAGTTATGGCGGGGCGTCCTCTGGCGATTACTCGGGAAGCGGAAATGGCGGATGGCATTTTGTATGCTTTTCATGGTGGCACAATGGCAGGACCGGCTTTAGCCGATTTGATATTTGGTAAATCCGTCCCTTCGGGAAAACTTCCTGTAACTATACCGCGCATGGTAGGACAAGTCCCTATTTATTATGCACATAAAAATACAGGACGTCCTGCAAGTAATATCACTTTGATGGATGACATTGAAATCGGGGCCAAGCAGACGTCTATCGGTTTTACCAGTTACCATTTGGATGCGGGAGACAGACCTTTGTTTCCTTTTGGGTATGGACTGTCTTATACGGCATTTCAATATGGCGATGTGAGGCTTTCTTCCGGGAAACTGAAACAGGGGGATACATTAACTGTCACCTGTGATATTACAAATACAGGGAATTATGATGCCAGTGAAGTGGTGCAACTTTATATACGCGATAGGGTAGCTTCGTTAATTCGTCCGGTTCGTGAATTGAAGGGATTCAAGAAAGTGTTTGTAAAAGCAGGTGAAACTCATACGGTCAGTTTTCAATTGACTTCTGATGATTTAGCATTTTGGCAGAATGCGAAAATGAAGAAGGCGGAAGCCGGAGAGTTTCAAGTTTGGGTTTCTACAGATAGTCAGACGGGGACACCGACTCGTTTTCTTTATGAAGAGTAG
- a CDS encoding DUF4836 family protein: MAKKMISRLSVLAVLIVFLAACSKTSEYTNVIPADASVVASINLKSLAGKAGLDDKENEAAKQKVLEALKSGMNAATFQQLEKVMKNPSESGIDIQSPFYVFSSSSFPYPAVVGKVSNEDNLHASLDVMVKEQICQPVSEADGYSFTTMNGSLLAFNNSTVMIVTVNGTSQTDKAKEGITALMKQTADNSIVKSGAFQKMEKQKSDVNFFASMAAIPATYRNQASMGLPAEVKPEDITLVGGLNFEKGKIALKSENYTENDAVKALLKKQMESFGKTNDTFVKYFPASTLMFLNVGVKGEGLYNLLSENKEFRNTISIAKADEVKELFSSFNGDISAGLINVTMNSAPTFMLYADVKNGNALEALYKNKQSLGLKRGEDILELGKDEYVYKTKGMNIFYGIKDKQMYATNDELLYKNVGKAADKSIKETPYASEMKGKTVFYAINAEAILELPVVKMLAGFGGKEVKTYLELANKVSYLSMSSEGEVSEIDLCLKDKDVNALKQIVDFAKQFAGM; this comes from the coding sequence ATGGCAAAGAAAATGATTTCACGACTCTCGGTACTGGCAGTACTGATTGTTTTTCTGGCAGCATGTTCCAAGACATCAGAGTACACTAATGTGATACCGGCTGATGCTTCGGTAGTCGCTTCTATTAATCTCAAGTCCCTCGCCGGCAAAGCAGGACTGGACGACAAAGAGAACGAAGCTGCCAAACAAAAAGTATTGGAAGCACTGAAAAGCGGAATGAACGCCGCTACTTTCCAGCAATTGGAAAAAGTCATGAAGAATCCCAGCGAATCGGGCATTGACATACAATCCCCATTCTATGTATTTTCTTCATCTTCTTTCCCATATCCGGCCGTAGTAGGTAAAGTGAGCAATGAGGATAATCTGCACGCTTCACTAGACGTGATGGTTAAAGAACAAATCTGTCAGCCAGTCAGCGAAGCAGACGGATACAGTTTCACTACCATGAATGGTAGCCTGCTGGCTTTCAACAATTCTACTGTAATGATTGTTACTGTAAACGGTACTTCGCAAACAGATAAAGCGAAAGAAGGCATCACTGCCCTGATGAAACAGACTGCCGACAACAGTATCGTGAAATCCGGCGCTTTCCAGAAAATGGAAAAACAGAAGAGTGATGTCAACTTCTTCGCTTCTATGGCAGCTATCCCGGCAACCTACCGTAACCAGGCAAGTATGGGTCTGCCCGCCGAAGTAAAACCGGAAGACATTACCCTCGTAGGCGGACTGAATTTTGAGAAAGGAAAGATTGCTCTCAAATCAGAAAACTACACAGAAAACGATGCTGTTAAGGCATTGTTGAAAAAGCAAATGGAATCGTTTGGAAAAACTAACGACACTTTTGTCAAATACTTCCCGGCTTCTACACTGATGTTCCTCAACGTAGGCGTAAAAGGAGAAGGACTTTACAACCTGTTAAGTGAAAATAAGGAATTCCGAAACACAATATCCATCGCCAAGGCTGATGAAGTGAAAGAATTGTTCAGTTCGTTCAACGGTGATATTTCTGCAGGATTGATTAACGTTACCATGAACAGTGCTCCGACATTCATGCTATACGCAGACGTAAAGAACGGAAACGCACTCGAAGCTCTTTACAAGAACAAACAATCACTGGGCTTGAAAAGAGGGGAAGATATTCTGGAACTTGGAAAAGACGAATATGTCTACAAAACCAAAGGTATGAATATATTCTATGGAATCAAAGATAAACAGATGTATGCTACCAACGACGAGTTACTTTATAAAAACGTAGGTAAAGCAGCAGACAAGTCTATCAAGGAAACTCCTTATGCATCGGAGATGAAGGGTAAAACGGTATTCTATGCTATTAATGCAGAAGCAATTCTCGAACTTCCTGTTGTCAAAATGCTGGCAGGTTTCGGTGGTAAAGAAGTAAAGACTTATCTTGAACTGGCTAACAAAGTATCCTACCTGTCTATGAGTTCCGAAGGAGAAGTTAGCGAAATCGACCTCTGCCTGAAAGACAAAGACGTGAATGCCCTCAAACAAATTGTAGACTTTGCCAAGCAATTTGCCGGCATGTAA
- a CDS encoding 16S rRNA (uracil(1498)-N(3))-methyltransferase, translating into MHVFYTPDIQKSNELPEEEAQHCTRVLRLSIGDEITLTDGKGNFYKAEITAATNKRCQVAIKETIFQEPLWPCHLHIAMAPTKNMDRNEWFAEKATEIGFDELTFLNCRFSERKVIKTERIEKILISAIKQSLKARLPKLNEMTDFDKFITQDFKGQKFIAHCYEGEKPMLKNILKPGEDALVLIGPEGDFSEEEVKKAIGQGFVPISLGKSRLRTETAALVACHTLNLQNQ; encoded by the coding sequence ATGCACGTATTTTATACTCCCGATATACAAAAAAGTAATGAACTTCCAGAAGAGGAAGCACAGCATTGCACCCGTGTTCTGCGGTTGAGTATCGGAGATGAGATCACCCTTACCGATGGCAAGGGTAACTTCTACAAAGCGGAAATCACGGCTGCGACCAACAAACGTTGCCAGGTAGCCATCAAAGAGACAATCTTTCAAGAACCGCTTTGGCCCTGTCATTTGCATATTGCCATGGCACCGACCAAGAATATGGACCGCAACGAATGGTTTGCAGAGAAAGCTACCGAAATAGGCTTTGATGAGCTGACTTTTCTCAACTGCCGTTTCTCCGAACGTAAAGTTATCAAGACCGAACGAATCGAGAAAATTCTCATTTCAGCAATCAAGCAGTCACTCAAAGCCCGTCTGCCCAAGCTGAATGAAATGACAGATTTCGATAAGTTTATCACCCAGGATTTCAAGGGACAGAAGTTCATCGCCCATTGTTATGAAGGCGAGAAACCCATGTTGAAGAATATCCTGAAACCCGGAGAAGACGCACTCGTATTGATAGGCCCCGAAGGAGACTTCAGTGAAGAGGAAGTGAAGAAAGCCATCGGACAGGGATTCGTTCCCATCAGCCTGGGCAAGTCACGGCTTCGTACAGAGACAGCGGCACTGGTAGCTTGCCACACGCTGAACCTGCAAAATCAATAA
- a CDS encoding ATP-binding cassette domain-containing protein encodes MNSIHLQQTLPQVFADRNSVTSDVWHQDLFFRKGEMYLIEAASGTGKSSLCSYIYGYRNDYQGIINFDETNIKAYSVKQWVDLRKHSLSMLFQDLRIFTELTALENVQLKNNLTGCKKKKEILTFFEQLGIADKINVKAGKLSFGQQQRVAFIRALCQPFDFLFLDEPISHLDDDNSRIMGELIIAEAEKQGAGVITTSIGKHIELPYHHTFKL; translated from the coding sequence ATGAATAGTATTCACCTACAGCAAACACTTCCCCAAGTGTTTGCTGACCGTAATTCGGTGACTTCAGATGTATGGCATCAGGACCTTTTCTTCCGGAAAGGAGAAATGTATCTGATTGAAGCTGCTTCCGGCACCGGAAAATCGTCATTGTGCAGCTATATCTATGGCTACCGCAACGACTATCAGGGGATTATCAATTTCGATGAAACCAATATCAAAGCATACTCCGTGAAGCAATGGGTCGATCTGCGAAAACATTCACTGAGTATGCTTTTTCAAGATTTACGCATCTTCACCGAGCTTACCGCTCTTGAGAATGTGCAACTGAAGAATAACCTCACCGGCTGCAAGAAGAAAAAGGAGATTCTGACATTCTTCGAACAACTGGGGATCGCGGATAAGATAAACGTCAAAGCCGGCAAACTCTCTTTCGGACAGCAACAGCGTGTCGCCTTTATCCGCGCACTCTGCCAGCCGTTCGATTTTCTGTTTCTGGACGAGCCTATCAGTCATCTGGATGATGACAACAGCCGCATTATGGGCGAACTCATCATTGCCGAAGCCGAAAAGCAAGGAGCCGGAGTAATCACGACTTCCATTGGCAAGCATATCGAGCTGCCTTATCATCACACTTTCAAATTATAA